Proteins encoded together in one Microcoleus sp. bin38.metabat.b11b12b14.051 window:
- a CDS encoding DUF192 domain-containing protein, whose translation MSYLLNFLSIGVIIFLLGCSPALPVANSSGVSGTLASQSPTATTSGQVLQVSARARIADRPIELEVAKTSEQQAIGLMYRTSLADDRGMLFDFKPARWVNFWMKNCKISLDMIFLRDGVVTAIAAESPPCTAEPCPTYGPDTPVDRVIELRGGRAAELGVKVGDQIEIEFFQ comes from the coding sequence ATGAGTTATTTGCTTAATTTCCTGAGTATTGGGGTAATTATATTTTTGCTGGGATGCTCGCCGGCTTTACCTGTGGCGAATTCTTCTGGTGTTAGCGGTACTTTGGCCTCGCAGTCTCCGACTGCTACCACCTCCGGTCAAGTTTTGCAGGTTTCTGCTAGAGCTCGGATTGCCGATCGCCCTATCGAACTTGAAGTCGCTAAAACATCGGAACAACAGGCTATAGGTTTAATGTACAGAACTTCTTTAGCCGATGACAGAGGAATGCTGTTTGATTTTAAACCGGCGCGCTGGGTCAATTTTTGGATGAAAAATTGCAAGATTTCTCTGGATATGATTTTTCTGCGGGATGGAGTCGTGACAGCCATCGCAGCCGAAAGCCCTCCTTGTACCGCCGAACCTTGTCCCACTTACGGGCCAGATACTCCAGTCGATCGAGTAATCGAACTCCGGGGCGGGCGGGCTGCTGAACTTGGTGTCAAAGTGGGCGATCAGATTGAAATCGAGTTTTTCCAGTAA